The sequence below is a genomic window from Calypte anna isolate BGI_N300 chromosome 4A, bCalAnn1_v1.p, whole genome shotgun sequence.
gctctctattaatctctctctcctccctgataaagaaaggagagagaataagggagagagacttatgggttggaaactaaactacacaactttgatgaaacagtaatgataaataggaaaaattaccaaatatatacaaatatacaggaaaatggataccacgttccttcccctcttttcccccaataactctcacgtcaccaccaaggctgcagggcagccctgggaaagtccaggctggactcctggagtcggcagcagtcgggaactggaggcaggaacacacagatatgggctggcatggatcaggaccacaggcagacgaacagatggaatccttccaggatgctgaagcaagaaagggaagcaggaaaggcaggacaggcaggcagccagaacctggaagcaggaaatcatggctttaccctggtgatccctcaaatttatactgagtatgacatgtatgggatgtaatactctgtttggtcaattctggcatctatcttgtccgttcctccccaaaggagggctgcaggtggtacctctttattccttctggagggtaaaatgttcctcagagctgagcagtgtccttggctctgcacaccagtctctagcagtaactataaacatcgagtgttatcagtcctagaagcagacactgagaaacttgctgttaatgtCAGCAAGTGCAACTGCTTACAAaagacttagctaaaagcaaaagtagaagacagaaaatcaccaaGACACAGGCTTGCCCTCAGCAGGAAGTATTTGAACTCCTTGCACTAGTTGATTACACCATTAGAGAGTAATGAGTGATGGGTGGGGGACACAAAGTACCCTGTCTGTCAGTGCTGCCCTTttctcccagcacccagggaccTGAGGCTCTgtctccctccagctcctgaatGCTCCCTATCCACAAAGTGCCTGTAGAGCAGACGTGACCACTCTACTCTGTGGTCACCAGACCTTATTCTTAAGATTGATTCTTACCATTCTTAAGTATCATTCTGGGAACACCACTGATTTTGGCTCCTGCTCCCAAAGTGTGAAGATTCAAGGGAAGCAGTGAGGCTGAGgtgtttccttttgttctgtgtGTGAAGGAGGTGAACTCTTCGCCTGGGGCCAGAATGATCACGGACAGCTTGGTGTGGGGAGCCAAACCATGCCCATCTCTCAACCACAGCTGGTGAAAAGACTAAAGGGGATCCCACTTGCTCATATTGCTACGGGAGGAGCTCACAGCATCGTTGTGTCGCTCTCTGGAGCTGTGTACTCCTGGGGAAAGAATGAGTTTGGGCAGCTGGGACTTGGAGACACAGAAGGTAAGGACAATAGGCTGCTTTGAAGCAGCAGTGGACAGTAAAGTCTTATGAAGAAAGTATATATGGATTAAGTTCTTTGTTTCCTGGTCAGGAAAGGCACAAAGGCACAAGGGATTTAGGGGCTGTGTTTCTAGAAagaacaaataataattttatgtgGCCAACTGGTTAGCATGGGCTGTTAAAACCATGTCTCAGAGGTCTCTTTACACTCACATTCTCTCTTCAGGCAGTGTtgcatgaaagaaataaattttatacctctttttcttttttaattctctgtaaACACAAGgtgagaaaagaattaaaatagcACACTGCCTTTGAACCTAGAAGGCTGGAGTGGAGTTGCCATAGATAGACAGAACctgaagtcagtgggaactGCAGGAGTCCACATCGTTAAGAGTCAGGTATTTTGAGACCAGGTGCCTTTTGACAAGCAGCTGTGaaaatgctgtgctttttttttaacctagtgtgaaggaaaataaaatacaacgAAAAAGAGCATTATGAAAAAGATACTCTCAGCTAAGTTGTAAATACACAAATTGCCGTAAGAGAGGCCTGAAAAATGCTAACATCCAACTTCTCcccattttttaattccttctttgtGTGAGACCCTCCAGTACTCTTTCCCTTTAGCAGTGCAATCTTCTTTCCAGACAGATACTGCCCATCATATGTTTCAGCATTAGAGCACTGGAAGACTGTGTTTCTTGCATGTGGGGCAGATCACACTGCAGTTCTCTCCAAGGTGAGTCTGAAATTGGAAGTCAGAATCTGAGACCTCACCCTGAGTGAAAAGATACACTGCTGAAAGTCAGCACAGAGAAACTGGGATGGCAACACCTGCTTCCATCCGTGTACAGAGATGATCCCTAAGGGATGCTAACTGAGCTGTTGTGACAACTGGCTTTTTCTCAGAGTCCTGTCACCTGCATACAAACTTTTGGAGGAAGATGGTGAATGGGAATCCTGGGGCAAAGCGATGCAGTCCAACTCTCAGTacttttggaaaatattttcttctttatatcaTATTGCAGACTTCAGAAAATGTGAATGACAGCTAATCCACTAGTTAATTCTCTCATACAAGTGAAATTCTTAAGCAATAGGGAGCTATTCTCAGGTGTGAAGTTTTCTCAGGTGCTAAATGATTTGGACAGAAGGCAGTGTAAGATTAGGCTTTGTGAAAAGTGAACTCTACTTGTGTTTGAATCAGGGATATTTTGAATCAAATCCCATGTAACATATTATGTCTTGCCGGCTCTCATTCTTGGTGGCAACCATTTGAATGCTGTTAATGCAGTGAtcctcttgtttgtttcttcatctTCTAGGAGGGGTTGGTGTGCACCTTtggagcaggaggggctggTCAGCTTGGTCACAACTCTACTCGGAATGAACTCGTGCCTCGTGTGGTGGCTGAGCTGTGGGGAGCAAGAGTTTCACAGGTTGTCTGTGGCAGGTGGGAAATTACCAGTAATGTGCTTTCTAAGGCAAAGGCTTTTAGGGGAATGATTACAGAACAGTAAGGAGGGGAGTCACCAAGATGTTCACATCCCTTTATCCCAGTAGGTCAGCACCATCAGAATACTGTCCAGTCTTCAAGTGTAAGCCACTCTCCTGCCACAGCCCCAGTGAAAGCAGAACCCTCAGCCCATGTGGAGTAGAGGGAAAGGGCTGCAAAAACCACCAGCAGCCCTTGGGTTTTGCTCTTTTAAGAAGTGGTGTACTGGGTTCCAAAGGGCAAAAGACTGTCTGAAGCCTGTGTTGGGAAAGTCACCAAATTCCCATCTGCTTTGACAGACAGGTGGATCCCTACAAAGAACTGAAGAGTGGtgataattataattatataataataataatccagTTTCATTCTGCCTTTCTGGAACTGGGCCAGAAAAACCTCTCCTTTCAACTTTCCTGGGCTTTTTATCAGTCTTAGCAGCACAGTTGTGTTTTTAACAACAGAGTGGCTTGAAGCTAGCAAGGTATAACGCTTTATTTTTGTATGTGGAACCAGGGTAAATCACAAACGTTAGAGGACAGTGAGTTCATATGTCTCTTTACTGCTAACTGTTTATGCAAGGAAGGGTCCTGAGACTTTAGTTAAAGGGATTCTATAGCTGGACTCTCAGCTCTTTCAAAGACAAGCCTCAGCTATTCACTCTGAAAAGACACCTGTAAATTTTATTCTGTCTATCCCAGTGGTATTAGCTGATTAtgaccatttttctttttctgagcagTCAGCATACCCTGGTCTATGTCCCCTTCTTGGACAAAGTCTATTCATTTGGTTGTGGTGAAGAAGGACAGCTGAGAGCTGAGAGCAAGCCTCATCAGTTGATACCACTTCCCATCACTTCACCAGTGAATCCTGGAAAATCCTGCCACGGTAATGACCAGATGCACAATCTGTACATGGTGCTTCCAGGgagatgtttgcttttttatttcatgtttacATTGAGAGGCCAACATGATGTCTCATGATTGCTTGGCCACCCCAATAGAGTCCAGTAATGGATTATTGCATTTGCTGCTTGATTTATCATCATGGGTAATGGCCACATACCATCAACTTTTAGACAGAGAGCTACTATCtaagggtttttttactgttccACATCTGTGCACTGAACTCTCTGAGGATAACAACTGTCTCTTCCATTGttcctttgaaatatttttattctttcacagaaaataatgtatCAGAAGAGGGGACTGAAATTACtgcaagaggaaacaaaagTATTGCTCTTTGCAAGAAGGACAAGGTATGTGCATGTTTGATCATTACTACTACAATAAGACTGTTCACAATTCTGATGGAAACATTTGGATTTCCCATCCTGCTTTTTTAGCACTTCACATGTACATCTTTTGCAGATCTTTCCATGCTTACCCAGAAATTAACTTCTATTGCCATTATCTATCTGTTCTGTGATTGATGCATCTAGATGATTCTGGATGACCATAAATTTGTTCATACTAAGGCTAAAATCTTCTTGTAATGATTGgcttgaaaaaaagaatcccaTCTGCTAGACCTGTAAAATCTTGACAATCTTTTAATGCATTTCACACAGAATTCCTATCTGAATGGAATTGCCACTGTGAAGGATGAAGATGTGGATGAATGGATTTCTAATTCCAATCCACAGCGCTGGGAGCATATAAAAAAGTAAGTCAGGAAcatgatattttctttttttaaccccaATACAtgattttttctaaaaattattactCTTTGGAGACTACTGTAGAAAGTGATGTTCAAGAATATAGCTGACTCAGAATCTTGTGCCAGCACTTCTAACCTGCTTACAAAGATCCCATTCCTGGATGGGTTCCTCATCCCTCCTGTGCTGCAGTGCCTTTTATTTTGtataacaaacaaaaccagataaTGTCCCAACCCATCAGGAGAAGATATCTCCATCACAATGCCCACTATCACACAACACTGCTGGCATAAGGTGCTTAAGCAAGTTCCCTTCCAAGGtccaggagagcagaggtgggTTGCTGGAGATCTCTTAACTCCTTAAATACAGTGTCTTCTGCAATGCTGAAGAGTGGCACTAAGAAAAGTTTTATGTGGTCAGGAGCAGACACACTGGTACACaggatttttgttctttcagaattaaaaaccTGAAGTTGCTACTCATGTTGAAAGGACTgactttggtttgtttttttactatCAGGAATATCAGACTGATCTTCTCATCTGAGGCTTGCATCAATGGGAGCTTCCTGGCCAAAAGGTAGTGCATGCTTAGATGTAACAGAATAGAATATAGTGGCTGGACGCAAACTGACCAGAAAGTGGTATTTTAGGACACATATGTAAAGAAGATCTGTTGTATCAGAATTGGTGGGAAGCAAGTCTGTGTTTTTCAAAACCCCTGTTATATTATTTATCCCCCTAGGCCTGTTGAAATCTGCTACAGAAGCTCACATTTGACAGCATCCCTGGTGGTacttaaaaaacatgtagatatAGCACTtagagacatggtttagtggtgaacttgATAGTATTAGGTTTACGGTGGACTCAgtggtcttaaaggtcttttccaacctaaatattGCCCTTTAGGCAATATAAAGCTTCCAAAGGATCCATAATACCTCCTCCCAGCACTGGAGAGTGCAAGTTGTTTTAGGATGAAAGGTAGGAAACCTACCATTAACTGTGCACAGCTACACAAGACAGGAAGGAGAGAGTATTATTAATCAGGTCACACCACACTGAGGCCATCTTTTTAGTACAGATGAAATATAACCcactggagctggggctgaattttccaagtattttctgATATTAGCATGTTTTGCTCTTCAGACAGTGACAAAGAGCAGCTTCTCACATCATTCGGTGTgttcttttttgcctttgtgatagagacaaacatttcaaaacttCAAAAGAAGTCTCAGGTGTAGACATGTCAGAAGTGCTAGAATTTTATGGAAAGATCAGCACGAAGCCTGAAGTCTTCCAGGAGGTAAGGATTCTCACTATGCAGATACTGAGGACCTCTGGATTTTTGCATGAAACCCGGGAATTCTCTGCCAACCtaattcataaattattttggcaaaaaataactgtatttttaacctttgtctctttttctcccctctgaAGGTGCAAAAGGAGATTGAGAAGTTACTGCCATCATTGTCTTCCTCTCCCATCTCACCTGAAAATTTCAGACTCTACTTGATCTtgccttttcttctgaagagaGATAAGAACTGTCTATGTTCTCTCAGCCTGATAGCCACAAGCCATCACAAAACTCCAGCCAGACGCCCAGCAAACTCTTGGTAGGGTTTTGTTGATGATAGAACTGAAGGATATAAATGCTTAAGTTATTTCAGCTGTGGAGCAAGAGCTGGTGTCACCAATGTAACTTGTTCCAgagttcagcctggaaaaaatgcttttggtaGAAGTGGGGACTATGCAGTGagaaacaagaaggaaaaaatattctccattACTCTCTAATATTACTCTCATTATTGTGCAAAATTAAGCCTTTTTTCAGGTTAGATTGTttgataaaaagagaaaatgcagcttTATCCAGAAAATGCAGCTATTTGCTTACTACCTGTGACGGATACTTcagttgctgtattttttaCAGAATGCCTGTGGTCAAATCTAGAAAAACCCATTTTCAGGGGGCTGGTCTTTCTGTATCAGAGGGCTTCTGACCTAAACGTGAACAACATTAGCTGGGGAACACCCTGTGGATGCAGGAATCCACAAACAAGCCTCTGTGACGAAAACCCACGTGAACCAGAAACTCTGCAAATACTGCAGATTCTTTCCCAGGTGAGGAAGTGTTTGGATCCTGCTTAGAGAGGGGGCATCGGTACAGTTAAGGCATTTTAACCCTTTTCACTTTAATTTTCTGGGATTCCTTCTTACAAGGGACTGTGAGGCCTCGTCACTTGAcactgcttcagcaatcccttTGGCTCTGCCCCAGCATAGCTTTGAAGAAATCTGGCTCTTAACATGTGCCTGGCTGACCCTCTATagaaatgaaaatctgaagcGTGTGGTATCCCCTGGCAGGGCCAGGGGTGATCTCTGTGGTGGGAGGAGTGTGTGCACTGATGCATGCAGAGTTGCAGCACGTCCTTCCCCCTTTCCAGAAGCCAGATCCCTCACCCTAGGAACTGCACACAGCATTTAAAAGACATCCCACCTGTGCTTGGCACATTGTGGCTGCTACAGGAACTTGAAATACCTGCTACCTGAGAAATTACAGAATTAGAGCATCTTTGGGCTCTATATGAGCAtggggaagaaagagggaaagagctGCCATCTTCTTGGTGACCATGCTGAGGTATTCAAAGTTAGGCAAGCCTGAGCACACACTTAGGATGAATCAgttgtttaaattttattcagaattCAATATCCTTTTGGCTGAGAATGCAGATTTAGGCTTTGGAAGTTTAGACTCTTGAATCTGTGTTtatccagaaaaataaaactcaaaaagTGCAGCAGGCTGACTCCTCTGTAAGTGGGGACATCACTGGGAGCTTTCCACGTGCACCTCCCCAATCCTATCTTTGCCAGGCAAACGTGTGAGTGTGAACAGAGAGCTTCAGATTCTCCTGCAACACAGAAGACACTTAAAGTGAAGCCCACCTTTCCTGACGGGAGTCCTGTTGAGGGGTTTTCATTGTAAATTGCTTTCCTGCTAGTTTATATAAACAGCTTTCTCAGACTCCTCACTGCTGAGTGCTGTGCTACTTGTGGGGTTTCTATTCTCCCCTTCTGTGCAGGGTCTCAAAGCTCCTTCTGCAGAGAGCCCTGTTGCTTCTTAGCCCCTGTCCTGCCACAGACACACAGCTCACTGTGTCTGCTGATACCTCTTTTTATATTGTCTGTACCAATGCAGGTGAACACCAGAGCTGGTTTCAGACTACCAGAAAACTGCTTCCATGTGTTTGAGGCTGCCGGGTGTGTATGTGTTCCCCAATCTAACAAGTAAGTATAAAATCTTAGCAGCAGTGCAAAccactttttctgttttatttaaacgAGCTGGTACACATGAAAGTCAAATCTAAACTCTGTCCTAGTACATCTCAAAACCAGTGCATTGTCCCTAGTCCTCCAGGTCTTTTATATTATGCAAACCAATTTCCCATCCCAGTATTTTAGCAGCTTTCCTTGTAGCCTTTCCTGAGATGACCCTGGGTTCTGAGAGTCCTCCAGCAACCCAAGCAGCTCTATTTGCTTTGAACTGGTGATCAGTGTGAAAGAGCACCACGAGGGCTGTCTGCTGTACTTCTTGTTACTCTGGATTTTAATGTTAATTACACAAATACTGTGAGGGCTCTCTAAACTTTTACGTAGAAACCTTACTGAGCATTTCAATTTCCTTACATTGAAAAACAAAGCTGCGGTAataataaccaaaaaaaaattaaaaaaggttgACAGGAAGGAGTGAAAATCAGATGTTCAGTGTAATTGGTGTCACAGGAAGCAGCATGAAATGGGAGATGTGGATAAAAGGGGCTTTCTTAGGCAAATATTTTCTGGCTTGGTTGGAAATTGCAGGGCAACCACCTAACTTTGTACAAATTAACTCCATTAgagtggaggaggaggtttgAAAAACAGTATAGAATCAGAAGCCAAACAGGACATTACCTGAGGCTGCTGCCTTACCACACTGGAGGTGTAACACTTCAAATCAGATTATTTTGTATACCAGTATCTACTTTCAGTATTACAGATAATAAACCCACCAGTTTTTAACAACAATGTAAAATAACCTGTGTATCCAGTACATTTTCACGTTTTGGTTTAGCTGAATTAGAGAAGTTGCTATTAAAATCACTCcccctgtgtttttttcttggggCACTGCAACACAAGTGTCTGCCTGCACAGACAGCTCAGATGGCTCCATGTCAGGGTTTCCCATCCACAGAAGTGCTTGGATACAGTATTTAAAGACTGTGCCTGCACTGCTGTACTCTTCATCTTTCAGAATACAGACTGGCAGTTCAGTCTGCAGGTGTAACCCCAAACTCTGATTCTGTAGGAAAAAATCATCAAGtctttttcctttgtccctGACATTTCAGACAGCCACATGGAATCTGACCAAATATCCATGCATCTTTGACTTCAAAGACAAGCTCGTACTTCATGACTACGAACGCAGGGGTCGGATCACCCCTTCTGGTCTTGTAAGTGTAgccaatatttttttacaatttagGAGAGATAAACACACCTCTAACAGACTGTTACTTCCATCTTCAGGCAGCCACAGGAACGGTGTGCCAGGACTATTGGTATCTTCAAGTCAGAAGACACTGCCTTCTTGAAGACATATGGTCAAACATAAAGGCTGCATCGACAGAGCAATTCAGGATGATCTTATGGGTAAGGGGTAAGGGGTGAGGGATAAGTGATAAGGAATGAGGGGAGAGAGATAAGTGATAaggggtgaggggagagggatAAGGAATGAGGGGTGAGGGATAAGTGATAAGGAGTGAGGGGAGAGGGATAAGTGATAAGGAATgaggggtgaggggagagggatAAGGGGTAGGGTTTGTTAGTTCTGAAAGGATCATTGCAGTGTGCTTTGGGCTCCAGTGTTATTGGTAGAGGTGCTGCAGTATTCAGAACAAAACAACTACTCATCAAATGATTATAAAACATGTTTGTTGGGGGAATGTAGAGTAAATCTGGAAGGCAGACTCCACATTCTTATTCCAGGTGGTTTATCAAGCTTTGTTGGTGTAAGTTAAATGCAAGTGGCAGTGATATTTACTGTGAAGTTGCTTTGGGGTAATGTAATAGGACTGCTCAGGTAACTAATAACTGGCAAAGTTCTATAACTATTACTGCTGGGCTGACtttaagaatcatagaatcatagaatcatagaattggctgggttggaagggacctcagagatcatcgagtccaacccttgaaccaccgttgcggttgctagactatggcactgagtgccacatccagtctctttttaaatatctccagggacggagaatccaccacttcagtgggcagcccattccaatgacggatcactctttccgtaaagaaattctttctaatatctaacctaaacttcccctggcacaacttaagtccatgccctcttgtccttgttgaaagtcgtttggtaaaagagcccaacccccacctggctacaccctcctttcagggagttgtagaagcgatgaggtctccctgagccgcctcttctttaggctgacaaccccagttctctcagcctctcctcgtagggtctatgctcgagtcccttcaccagcctggttgctctcctttggacctgctccaggaccctcgatatccttcctgaactggggggcccagaactggacacagtactcaaggtgtggcctcacgagggctgagtacaggggcagaatcacttccttggacctgctggcaatgctgttccggatacaggccaggatgccattggctttcttggccacctgggcacactgctggctcaaaAGAAAGACTCCAGGCTAGTTTGCTGTATGTGAAAAAACAGGTAGCTGAGAGACCAGCCTTAGGCACCAGCAAGCAACACAGCCACAAAAGCCATTTTGCTCACAGGAGATGCTGCctgagggggaagaaaaaggacagTGCCATCGAGAGAGGTGAAAAGCCAATTATAATCCAGCTAGCTAATGCATTGCACTAGTTGTGCCTGAAAAGCTTAATTCCCATCCAGGTCCACAGGTGGAAGAATACATAAACCGGTATTGTAACAGGAAGGAGAAGGCTGTAGAAACACAAACTGTTTGTGCTGGTGCAGCCCTGTGGGAAGGCTTCATCTACGCTGGCTGAGTAGAACAAGCCTGCTAGGGACAGGAGAGGGACAAGGACAGTCAGcgtgggcagggaggggagcaCGCCTCCTCCCCCGGCCATCGGCACCAGTTTACCGCGGTGGCTGGCGGCACCTCAGGGCTGCTCCGGGCTTTCCGCTGGAGGCTTCTTCCGAGTCATCCTGGCAGCCTCTGGGATCATGTTCGGGATGCCGTCGATGATAGGGTATGCAATGCCCAGCTCCTCGTTAATGAGCTCGTTGGTAGCTTCCTCGTACCTGGCCGGGCAaatcagggagaaaaaaaaaaaaaaagaaaaaaaaaaaggaaaaaggattgTAAATAAGTTAATAAGTTGGGTTTGCACTTCGGCATCCGCTCTCTCTCGACTCGGGGCAGCAGCAGGCCGAAGGCGGGATGTCAGATCTTCTTTCCCGCTGTAGCGGCCCTGGCCCGGCCTAGCCCCATCCCCGCCCCTCACCTCAGCGGCCGCTTGAGAGCGGGCACACCAGGAAGCGCAGGAGCGACGGCTCCAGTGGCTGCGCCCTCGCTGACCCTGAGCCCGAGCCCTGTCCCTGTCCCGGGCTCTGTCCCCCGCCGCTCGCTGCCCGCCTCAGCACGGCAGCCGCTCCCCGCAGCATGGCGACTCCCCTGAGGGCACCGAGCACCGCGCCGCCGCCGGTGTGTCCGCCAACCCGCCCCGGGCTGCGCTGTGGTGCGCGCGTAGTGGTTCCGCCTTCTCTTCGCTGTCCCGCCGGCGGTGctggtgccggtgccggtgccggtgccccTGGTGCTATGGGTGTTTCGGGACTCGCAGGTGACATTCGAGGGCGAGGAGGGAGCGGACGGCGGCGGGCTGTCCCAGGAGCTCTTCAGCGTCGCCGCCAGGACCCTCTGCGAGCCCAGCGCCGGGATCTTCCGCCATCTGGCCTCTGGGCTGGTGTGGTTCCCTCACAGCCAGGTGAGAGCCGTCCCGCTGCCCCCCCCGGGGAATCGGGGAGTTGGCCCCGGGAAGAGGCACTCACAGCTTTTTAAATGcgcttggtttgttttttgttttgttttggtttttttccccaggcctGGAGCTGTGAGGACACCTTTCTCCAGATCGGGACACTGCACGGCATGGCCCTGTTCAACACGCGCTTGGcgcccttccccttccccagggctctCTACAAAAAGTTGCTGGGCTTCGCACCCACCCTGGAGGACCTGGAGGAGATGTGGCCGGCTGCAGGCCGGTAAGAGCAGAGCACAGCCCCAGGTTTGCTGGGAAACCTTGTCCAAGGCGGGTCTGCTGGCAtgacaatcacagaatcatagaactggctgggttggaagggacctcagagatcatcaagtccaacccttgatccactactgctgcagttaccagcccatggcactgagtgccacatccagtctctttttaaatatctccagggatggagaatccactacttccctgggcagcccattccaatgtctgatcaccctctctgtagagaaattctttctaatatccagcctaaacctcccctggcacaacttgagaccgtgccctcttgtcttgctgagagttgcctgggaaaagagcccaacctcccctggctccatcctcctatcagggagttgtagagagtgatggggtctcccctgagcctccttttctccagctggaaaagccccagctccctcagcctcacctcacaggacttgtgctggagtcccttcaccagcctggttgccctcctttggacctgcctccaggacctcaatctccttcctgaactgaaggggcccagaactggacacaggactcaagctgtggcctcaccagcactgagtacagggcagaatcacttccctggacctgctggccacactgttcctgatccaggccaggatgccattggccttcttggctacctgggcacactgctggctcatgttcagcttcttgtcaatccagTGCACAGGCAGATCCCCAGGGACGTGTTGTTGTGGAGGTGCTGGAAAGCCACAGGGTTCCAAGGTAGTCCGTGTCTGGGGCACAGATGTGGCTCTTGAGCTTGAGGCTCAAGAGTAAAAAGCCAAAGTAAATTGCCAAAGTAAAAAGCCAAGCCCCAGGGCTTGGAAGGGGTCAGATTTCTGGCTCTATACAAGTTCAATCTGTGACTTCAAACCACTTTTTTCAAACTACCGCAAGTTCAAAACCACTTTGAGCTGTAGTTTGGACTTGGAAGAACTAAGCACtagctgctatttttttttccagtttcaacGATGATATTATACAAAAGCACAGTGTCACCATATACTGTG
It includes:
- the PIGY gene encoding phosphatidylinositol N-acetylglucosaminyltransferase subunit Y — encoded protein: MAGGGGVLPSLPTLTVLVPLLSLAGLFYSASVDEAFPQGCTSTNSLCFYSLLLPVTIPVYVFFHLWTWMGIKLFRHN